A section of the Acidobacterium capsulatum ATCC 51196 genome encodes:
- a CDS encoding formate/nitrite transporter family protein: MALRDLKLEPAADKGESQQLDLDRPTAVEIFEQVARNARHELRRTNLTLALSGMVGGLTMGLTALGVSVVSARLGTSDIAQTIAFLLYPLGFIAVILGRGQLFTENTLYPIALILAERRHVMSTARLWAIVFPANVAGTLLFALLAVRTNALDPSVVHALTQLGMEAAAPSMGHIFWSGVIGGWIIAMVAWLVSGSHSITGSVAVIWMFTFIVGLGHFAHCIATSGEIISAVLNHALPWTQYLRWIVPATLGNISGGVVLVTLFEYGQTKLR, from the coding sequence ATGGCGCTTCGTGATTTGAAACTGGAGCCGGCGGCGGACAAGGGAGAGTCGCAGCAGCTTGACCTGGACCGGCCCACAGCGGTGGAGATATTTGAGCAGGTTGCGCGGAATGCCCGGCATGAGCTGAGGCGCACCAATCTCACACTGGCGCTTTCGGGTATGGTGGGCGGGCTGACGATGGGCCTGACGGCTCTGGGCGTCTCCGTGGTGAGCGCGAGGCTCGGCACGAGCGATATTGCGCAGACGATTGCGTTTCTACTTTATCCGCTGGGTTTTATTGCCGTGATTCTAGGGCGGGGTCAACTGTTCACGGAGAACACGCTGTATCCGATTGCGTTGATTCTTGCCGAGCGGCGGCATGTGATGAGCACGGCGCGGCTGTGGGCGATTGTGTTTCCTGCCAATGTTGCGGGCACGCTACTGTTTGCTCTGCTGGCGGTTCGCACGAACGCGCTGGACCCTTCAGTGGTGCATGCCTTGACGCAATTAGGGATGGAAGCGGCTGCGCCGTCGATGGGCCACATCTTCTGGAGTGGAGTGATTGGTGGCTGGATTATCGCGATGGTGGCGTGGCTGGTGAGTGGCAGTCATTCGATCACGGGATCGGTTGCGGTGATCTGGATGTTTACGTTCATTGTCGGGCTGGGACATTTTGCGCACTGCATTGCGACCAGCGGCGAGATTATTTCGGCTGTGCTGAATCACGCGCTGCCGTGGACGCAGTATTTGCGGTGGATTGTTCCGGCCACACTCGGCAATATCAGCGGCGGAGTTGTGCTGGTGACATTGTTTGAGTATGGCCAGACCAAGCTGCGTTGA